The following proteins come from a genomic window of Pseudomonas hygromyciniae:
- the recC gene encoding exodeoxyribonuclease V subunit gamma — protein MPDATSLSAGFMVVHGNRLDELRSLVVSWMRRYPLAPLENEIALVQSNGIAQWLKLALAEDPEDDDTGGCGIAAAIDVQLPGSFMWQLYRMVLGRDEIPVKSLLDKAPLTWRLMRLLPELIDQPHFEPLQRFLTHDTDLRKRYQLAERLADLFDQYQVYRADWLEDWAAGRHQLRNGRGEAKPLSPANCWQAELWRALLLDVGEEGMAQSRAGVHQRFIERINKLDTAPQGLPSRVIVFGISSLPAQALEALAGLARFSQVLLCVHNPCRHHWSDIVADKDLLRNEYKRQARKTGMPVTIDPQTLHQHAHPLLAAWGKQGRDYINLLDSYDDPNSYRSAFRDGRIDLFSDSEPTTILNQLQDDILELRPLPETRERWPAVDLQHDTSIRFHIAHSAQREVEILHDQLLQRFSENPALRPRDVIVMVPDVDSYAPHIRAVFGQLDKKDPRFIPFTLTDQGQRGRDPLLIAVEHLLKLPDSRFPVSEILDLLDVPALRERFAILERDLPTLHRWIEGAGIRWGLNAEQRAGLGLPSELEQNSWRFGLRRMLLGYAVGSGAACAGIEPYDEIGGLDAALIGPLVALLDALHDAHQALSQPATPQVWGARLQDLMQRFFLASNEHDDYLLGQLEQLREDWLETCESVGLYDDLPLTVVREAWLAGLDQGRLSQRFLAGAVNFCTLMPMRAIPFKLVCLLGMNDGDYPRAQPPLDFDLMGSDYRPGDRSRREDDRYLLLEALLSARDQLYISWVGRSIRDNSERPASVLIGQLRDHLASGWQHAQEQSLLEAITQEHPLQPFSARYFHEGDPLFSYAREWQLLHEAQDLPLETTCLSAYVQEEPLSLGQLQDFLRNPVRHFFSQRLKVFFEAAEVPLADEEPFVLDALQRYTLSDSLLAAALSDPDHLEQALDAQAQRLQGSGLLPMVGFGECLRNELIEPLPDLLQRYQQLLALWPTPHNTAEPVRFAHRGIELDGWVSGLHRRSDGGLLSVTTIPNSIGSIKTRKWHRLIRPWVNHLVACACGLPLSTGLVASDDTLLLAPLEQNLAQDILGNLLLAWQAGMSEPLPVAVKTAFAWLGQTDPDKAQAAALKAYEGDGINSDGERRESPALTRQFPDYAALVTSEDFEGWCETLYRPLITAPWRSLTSEEARP, from the coding sequence ATGCCGGATGCAACGTCCCTCAGTGCTGGATTCATGGTCGTCCACGGCAATCGCCTGGATGAACTGCGCAGCCTGGTCGTCAGTTGGATGCGTCGCTATCCATTGGCTCCCCTGGAAAACGAAATCGCTCTGGTGCAAAGCAACGGCATCGCACAATGGCTCAAACTGGCGCTTGCTGAAGATCCAGAGGATGACGACACGGGCGGCTGCGGCATCGCCGCTGCGATCGACGTGCAACTGCCCGGCAGTTTCATGTGGCAGCTTTATCGCATGGTCCTGGGCCGCGACGAAATCCCGGTCAAGTCCCTTCTGGATAAAGCCCCGCTGACCTGGCGCCTCATGCGCCTGCTGCCCGAGCTGATCGACCAGCCGCATTTCGAGCCCCTGCAACGCTTCCTCACCCATGACACCGACCTGCGTAAACGATACCAACTGGCGGAGCGCCTGGCCGACTTGTTCGACCAATATCAGGTTTATCGTGCGGACTGGCTGGAAGACTGGGCCGCGGGTCGACATCAACTGCGCAATGGCCGAGGCGAGGCCAAACCCTTGAGCCCGGCCAACTGCTGGCAGGCCGAGTTATGGCGGGCATTGCTGCTGGATGTCGGCGAAGAGGGGATGGCGCAGAGCCGTGCCGGAGTTCACCAGCGCTTTATCGAGCGTATCAACAAGCTGGACACGGCCCCGCAAGGCCTGCCGTCTCGCGTCATTGTGTTTGGCATCTCTTCCTTGCCCGCCCAAGCCCTTGAAGCGCTGGCCGGTCTGGCCCGTTTTAGCCAGGTCCTGCTATGCGTGCATAACCCTTGCCGTCACCATTGGTCTGACATCGTTGCCGACAAAGACCTACTGCGAAACGAGTACAAACGCCAGGCGCGCAAGACCGGGATGCCCGTCACCATCGACCCACAAACCCTGCACCAGCACGCCCACCCGTTGCTCGCCGCTTGGGGCAAGCAGGGGCGTGACTACATCAACCTGCTGGACAGCTACGACGATCCCAACAGTTACCGATCAGCCTTCCGTGACGGGCGCATCGACCTGTTCAGCGACAGCGAACCGACCACAATCCTCAACCAACTGCAGGATGACATCCTCGAACTGCGCCCCCTTCCCGAAACGCGAGAGCGCTGGCCCGCCGTCGATCTGCAGCACGACACCTCGATCCGCTTCCACATCGCCCATAGCGCCCAGCGGGAAGTGGAAATCCTCCACGACCAATTGCTGCAGCGCTTCAGCGAAAACCCCGCGTTGCGGCCTCGCGACGTTATCGTCATGGTCCCGGATGTGGACAGCTACGCGCCGCATATCCGTGCGGTATTCGGCCAACTGGACAAAAAAGACCCGCGCTTCATCCCCTTCACCCTCACTGACCAGGGTCAACGGGGCCGCGATCCACTGTTGATCGCCGTCGAACATCTGCTGAAACTTCCCGACAGCCGTTTTCCGGTCAGCGAAATCCTCGACTTGCTGGACGTTCCCGCCCTGCGTGAGCGCTTCGCCATCCTGGAGCGCGACCTGCCCACTCTGCACCGCTGGATAGAAGGTGCCGGCATCCGCTGGGGTCTAAACGCCGAGCAGCGTGCCGGTCTCGGCCTGCCCAGTGAGTTGGAGCAAAACAGCTGGCGATTCGGCCTGCGCCGCATGCTGCTGGGTTACGCCGTGGGCAGTGGTGCCGCCTGCGCCGGCATTGAGCCCTACGATGAAATCGGCGGCCTCGATGCTGCGCTGATCGGTCCGTTGGTCGCCTTGCTTGACGCATTGCACGATGCACACCAAGCCCTGTCACAGCCCGCAACACCACAAGTCTGGGGGGCACGCCTGCAAGACCTGATGCAACGCTTCTTTCTGGCCAGCAACGAACACGATGACTATCTGCTGGGCCAGCTTGAGCAACTGCGAGAAGACTGGTTGGAGACTTGCGAGTCCGTCGGCCTGTACGACGATTTACCGCTGACCGTAGTTCGTGAGGCTTGGCTTGCAGGCCTCGACCAGGGCCGCCTGTCCCAGCGCTTCCTCGCTGGCGCGGTGAATTTCTGCACCCTGATGCCGATGCGCGCCATTCCGTTCAAACTGGTGTGCCTGCTGGGCATGAACGACGGTGACTATCCGCGCGCGCAACCGCCGCTGGATTTTGACCTGATGGGCAGCGACTACCGCCCCGGCGACCGTTCTCGCCGTGAAGATGACCGTTACTTGTTGCTGGAAGCCCTGCTCTCGGCACGCGATCAACTCTACATAAGCTGGGTCGGCCGCAGCATCCGCGACAACAGCGAGCGCCCGGCGTCCGTGCTGATCGGCCAACTGCGCGATCACCTCGCCAGCGGCTGGCAACATGCCCAAGAGCAATCGCTGCTGGAGGCAATAACCCAGGAACACCCTTTGCAACCTTTCAGTGCACGCTATTTCCACGAAGGTGATCCGCTGTTCAGCTACGCCCGCGAATGGCAGTTGTTGCACGAAGCCCAAGACCTGCCCCTCGAAACAACCTGCCTGTCAGCCTACGTCCAGGAAGAACCCCTGAGCCTGGGCCAGTTGCAGGACTTCCTGCGTAACCCCGTCAGGCATTTCTTCAGCCAGCGCCTCAAGGTATTTTTCGAAGCCGCTGAGGTGCCCCTCGCCGATGAAGAGCCCTTTGTCCTCGACGCCCTGCAGCGCTACACCTTGAGCGATAGCCTGCTCGCCGCTGCACTGAGCGACCCCGATCATCTGGAGCAAGCCCTGGATGCCCAGGCCCAGCGCCTGCAGGGCAGTGGCCTGCTGCCAATGGTTGGTTTTGGCGAATGCCTGCGCAATGAACTGATCGAGCCTTTGCCTGACCTGTTGCAGCGCTACCAGCAACTCCTGGCGCTCTGGCCCACGCCGCACAACACCGCAGAACCCGTCCGCTTCGCGCACCGCGGGATTGAACTCGACGGCTGGGTCAGCGGCTTGCATCGGCGCAGTGATGGCGGCTTGCTCAGCGTGACCACCATTCCCAACAGCATCGGCTCGATCAAGACCCGCAAGTGGCATCGCCTGATCCGCCCATGGGTCAATCACCTGGTGGCCTGCGCCTGTGGCCTTCCGTTAAGCACAGGCCTGGTGGCCAGTGATGACACTCTCTTGCTGGCTCCCCTGGAGCAAAACCTTGCCCAGGATATCCTCGGCAACCTGCTCCTGGCTTGGCAGGCCGGCATGAGCGAACCACTGCCGGTCGCGGTCAAGACTGCGTTTGCCTGGCTCGGCCAGACCGATCCGGACAAGGCCCAGGCTGCGGCCCTCAAAGCCTACGAAGGTGATGGCATCAACAGTGACGGCGAGCGCCGCGAAAGCCCGGCCCTTACCCGACAGTTTCCCGATTATGCAGCGCTGGTGACCAGCGAGGATTTCGAAGGCTGGTGCGAAACCCTCTATCGACCCTTGATAACCGCACCCTGGCGATCACTGACCAGCGAGGAGGCCCGCCCATGA